A window of the Nibribacter ruber genome harbors these coding sequences:
- the pgmB gene encoding beta-phosphoglucomutase: MSQITACLFDLDGVLVDTAVYHYKAWRDLANSLGIDFTEEDNERLKGVSRVRSLEIILEIGGQTLDQEKMLALCEQKNTEYLKDVAQMTPAEILPGVVDFLKTLKQEGMLIALGSASKNAQLILERTGLLGYFDAIIDGRHVINGKPDPEVFLKGAEALGVQPENCVVFEDAVAGVEAAKNAGMRCVGVGEPETLAMADIVVKDMTEMSVARLRELGQK, translated from the coding sequence ATGAGCCAGATTACAGCGTGCCTTTTTGACTTAGACGGCGTTTTAGTAGACACCGCCGTGTACCACTACAAAGCCTGGCGCGACCTTGCCAACAGCCTGGGCATTGACTTCACCGAGGAAGACAATGAGCGCCTGAAAGGCGTGAGCCGCGTTAGGTCCCTGGAGATTATTCTGGAGATTGGCGGTCAGACCTTGGACCAAGAAAAGATGCTGGCCCTTTGCGAGCAGAAAAACACCGAGTACCTCAAAGACGTGGCCCAAATGACGCCCGCAGAGATACTGCCCGGTGTGGTAGATTTCCTGAAGACATTGAAGCAGGAAGGAATGCTGATTGCCTTGGGCTCTGCCAGTAAGAATGCCCAATTGATTCTGGAGCGCACCGGCTTACTCGGCTACTTTGACGCCATCATTGACGGCCGACACGTCATCAACGGCAAGCCAGACCCAGAAGTGTTCCTGAAAGGCGCCGAAGCCCTTGGCGTTCAACCAGAAAACTGCGTGGTCTTTGAAGATGCGGTGGCTGGCGTAGAAGCCGCTAAAAACGCTGGCATGCGCTGTGTGGGGGTTGGTGAACCAGAGACCTTAGCAATGGCAGATATCGTGGTAAAAGACATGACGGAGATGTCAGTGGCTAGACTACGTGAACTAGGACAGAAATAA
- a CDS encoding glycoside hydrolase family 65 protein translates to MKQYLTIDEWSIIEEGFRPEYNRISESVFSLGNGRMGQRANFEETYTGETLQGNYVAGVYYPDKTRVGWWKNGYPEYFAKVLNAANWIGIDVQLDGETLDLHHCQVLEFRRELNMREGWLERTFTAQLPSGKQVRVVAKRFTSIVDDEVGAIKYCLTPLNFSGTITFMPFVDVDVMNADSNYDEKFWNEVQKEAKGLEGYVTAETKKTAFHVCTGQKVKVTVDGEEVSVDASNTERAKYVASTFTVSANQDQDVVVYKIAANLSSENHPKEQLLAKTKEVIAQAYAKGFNQLLLEQIDAWAAKWEESDIIIEGDASAQQGIRFNIFQLNQTYTGEDERLNIGPKGFTGEKYGGSTYWDTEAYCLPFYLATADQQVARNLLVYRYKHLQKAIENAEKLGFTNGAALYPMVTINGEECHNEWEITFEEIHRNGAIAHAIYDYIRYTGDDAYLAEYGVEVLVGISRFWAQRVNWSAAKNQYVMLGVTGPNEYENNVNNNWYTSTIATWTLEYTLKALKHVQETNPARYQELVSVLNLDEAKETAQWQHVIDHMFYAEDKDLGIFLQQDGFLDKEQTLVKDLPAEDRPLNQKWSWDRILRSVFIKQADVLQGIYLFEDRYDLETIRRNYDFYEPRTVHESSLSPCVHSILAAKLGDEERAYEFYLRTARLDLDDYNNDTEDGCHTTSMAGTWMSVVQGFGGMRVRDNQLHFNPFIPAGWSSYSFKIRFRGHLLKVKVTNEGVEIENQHIQPLALTIFDQPQTIEANGKVQLAHKVA, encoded by the coding sequence ATGAAGCAATACCTTACCATAGATGAATGGTCCATCATTGAAGAAGGCTTCCGTCCAGAGTACAACCGTATTTCTGAGAGCGTCTTCAGTTTGGGCAACGGGCGCATGGGCCAGCGCGCCAACTTTGAGGAAACCTACACCGGCGAGACCCTGCAAGGCAATTACGTGGCAGGCGTGTACTACCCAGACAAAACGCGCGTGGGCTGGTGGAAGAACGGCTACCCAGAATACTTCGCCAAGGTCTTGAACGCCGCCAACTGGATTGGTATTGATGTGCAACTAGACGGCGAAACCCTGGACCTGCACCACTGTCAGGTATTGGAGTTCAGACGCGAGCTGAACATGCGCGAAGGTTGGTTAGAACGTACCTTTACGGCGCAGTTGCCCAGTGGCAAACAAGTGCGCGTGGTAGCCAAGCGATTCACCAGCATTGTGGACGATGAGGTAGGCGCCATCAAGTATTGCCTTACGCCGCTTAACTTCTCGGGCACCATCACCTTCATGCCGTTTGTAGACGTGGACGTGATGAACGCTGACTCCAACTATGATGAGAAGTTTTGGAACGAGGTCCAGAAGGAAGCCAAAGGCCTGGAGGGCTACGTGACCGCCGAAACCAAGAAAACCGCTTTTCATGTGTGCACCGGCCAAAAGGTAAAAGTAACGGTAGACGGCGAGGAAGTATCTGTAGACGCATCAAACACGGAACGGGCTAAATATGTGGCTTCAACGTTCACAGTTTCTGCTAACCAGGACCAGGACGTGGTGGTATACAAGATTGCCGCCAACCTTTCTTCAGAAAATCACCCCAAGGAGCAATTGCTGGCCAAGACCAAAGAAGTAATTGCCCAAGCCTACGCCAAAGGTTTCAATCAATTGTTGTTAGAGCAAATAGATGCCTGGGCCGCCAAGTGGGAAGAAAGCGATATCATCATTGAAGGAGATGCCTCTGCCCAGCAAGGCATCCGGTTTAACATCTTCCAGCTCAACCAAACCTACACCGGCGAAGATGAGCGCCTCAACATTGGCCCAAAAGGCTTTACCGGCGAGAAATACGGCGGGTCTACGTACTGGGACACAGAGGCCTACTGCCTGCCCTTCTACCTGGCCACCGCCGACCAACAAGTAGCGCGCAACCTCTTGGTATACCGTTACAAGCACTTGCAGAAAGCCATTGAAAACGCAGAGAAGCTGGGCTTTACCAATGGTGCGGCTTTGTACCCGATGGTGACCATCAACGGCGAAGAGTGCCACAATGAATGGGAAATCACCTTCGAGGAGATTCACCGCAACGGCGCCATTGCGCACGCCATTTATGACTACATCCGGTACACCGGTGATGACGCGTATTTAGCAGAGTATGGGGTGGAAGTGTTGGTAGGCATCTCAAGGTTCTGGGCACAGCGCGTGAACTGGTCGGCGGCCAAAAACCAGTACGTGATGCTGGGCGTGACCGGCCCGAACGAATACGAAAACAACGTTAACAACAACTGGTACACCTCTACCATTGCCACCTGGACGCTGGAATACACGCTCAAAGCTTTGAAGCATGTGCAGGAAACCAATCCAGCCCGCTACCAGGAATTGGTGAGTGTATTAAACCTGGACGAAGCCAAGGAAACCGCGCAATGGCAGCATGTCATTGACCACATGTTCTACGCCGAAGATAAAGACTTGGGCATCTTCCTGCAGCAGGACGGCTTCCTGGACAAAGAGCAGACCTTGGTGAAGGACCTTCCGGCAGAAGACCGCCCCTTGAACCAGAAATGGTCCTGGGACAGAATCCTGCGCTCGGTGTTCATCAAGCAGGCCGACGTATTGCAAGGCATTTACTTGTTTGAGGACCGCTATGACCTGGAGACCATCCGGAGAAACTATGACTTCTATGAGCCGCGCACGGTACATGAATCGTCGTTGAGCCCATGTGTGCACTCTATACTGGCCGCCAAACTGGGTGATGAAGAGCGTGCCTATGAGTTCTACCTGCGCACCGCCCGTCTGGATCTGGACGATTACAACAACGACACCGAGGATGGTTGCCATACCACCAGTATGGCCGGTACCTGGATGAGTGTGGTGCAGGGTTTTGGCGGAATGCGCGTGCGTGACAACCAGTTGCACTTCAATCCTTTCATTCCGGCGGGCTGGTCCAGCTACTCGTTCAAGATTAGGTTTAGAGGTCATTTGTTAAAGGTGAAAGTGACCAATGAAGGCGTAGAGATTGAGAACCAGCACATCCAGCCGCTGGCGCTTACCATCTTTGACCAACCACAGACCATTGAGGCCAATGGTAAAGTACAGCTGGCCCACAAAGTAGCGTAA
- a CDS encoding glycoside hydrolase family 13 protein produces the protein MMKKFFLGAALQWMLLNAIPVWAQKDFTPDWSKGVVWYQIFPDRFNNGDKTNDPKVEDQRGAYPFNDSSAFQIHPWTSDWYKLQPYEKGNGKDIYYNLQRRRYGGDLQGVIDKLEYLQSLGVNAIYMNPVFWAPSSHKYDALSYHHVDPTFGPDPEGDKQLIAKENPLDPNTWVWTSADKLALKLIDEVHKRNMYIIFDGVFNHIGLNSFAFQDLVKKQQASAYKDWFIVESWRDEAKGIPFKYKGWFGVSTLPEFKEDSTGIVAGPKEYIFNATKRWMNPMNKGVAHGIDGWRLDVAYDVSHAFWKDWRKHVRSINPNAYMTAELVFSIKETKPYLSGDEFDATMNYNFAFIMHDFFVQEKKASTVTQFDAKLNELRNAFGNGVALNMQNLMDSHDATRLGSAVANPDGEKFGNWGKYFNWSQKSNNKSYNARKPTPDQLQKQKLIAAFQLLYVGSPMVYYGDEAGMWGSNDPDCRKPMVWNDLTYYPETHNPDQSMHDPDAVAFNQDLFNWYKKFIALRHQYKAIKLGSFTTIAIDDANQMYAFSRKLGNEEVVVIVNRGNQEITFTHELLRKNKFKDVFSNKASKQVKVSPMNVVVLANK, from the coding sequence ATGATGAAGAAATTCTTTTTAGGTGCTGCCTTGCAATGGATGCTTTTAAACGCAATTCCCGTCTGGGCTCAAAAAGATTTTACTCCAGACTGGAGCAAAGGTGTGGTCTGGTATCAGATTTTTCCAGATAGATTTAACAATGGAGACAAGACCAATGACCCCAAGGTAGAGGACCAGCGGGGCGCGTATCCCTTCAATGATTCCTCAGCTTTCCAAATACATCCTTGGACCAGTGATTGGTATAAGCTCCAACCCTATGAAAAAGGGAATGGAAAAGACATCTACTACAACCTACAGCGTCGTCGTTACGGCGGTGATTTACAGGGCGTAATAGACAAGCTAGAGTACCTGCAATCATTGGGTGTGAATGCCATTTATATGAATCCAGTGTTTTGGGCTCCCTCTTCGCATAAATATGACGCACTCTCATACCATCACGTAGATCCAACTTTCGGCCCAGATCCAGAGGGTGATAAGCAGCTGATTGCTAAGGAAAACCCGCTAGACCCCAACACTTGGGTTTGGACAAGTGCAGACAAGCTAGCCTTGAAACTCATTGATGAGGTACACAAGCGAAACATGTACATCATCTTTGACGGAGTGTTCAACCACATTGGGTTAAACAGCTTTGCGTTTCAGGACCTTGTGAAAAAGCAGCAGGCCTCTGCCTACAAAGACTGGTTCATAGTGGAAAGCTGGCGTGATGAAGCGAAAGGTATTCCCTTTAAATACAAAGGCTGGTTTGGCGTGAGCACTCTGCCAGAGTTCAAGGAAGACAGCACCGGTATTGTGGCAGGACCCAAGGAATACATTTTTAATGCCACCAAGCGCTGGATGAATCCTATGAATAAAGGAGTGGCACATGGCATTGACGGGTGGCGACTAGATGTGGCCTATGACGTGAGTCATGCCTTCTGGAAAGACTGGCGCAAGCACGTTCGTAGTATCAATCCCAACGCGTATATGACGGCAGAACTGGTCTTTTCTATTAAAGAAACGAAGCCATATCTGAGCGGAGACGAGTTTGACGCTACCATGAACTACAATTTCGCTTTTATCATGCATGACTTCTTTGTGCAGGAAAAAAAGGCCTCTACAGTCACCCAGTTTGATGCGAAATTGAATGAGCTGCGCAATGCATTTGGGAATGGAGTGGCCTTAAACATGCAGAACCTGATGGACAGCCATGACGCCACCCGCCTGGGCAGTGCCGTGGCCAACCCAGACGGGGAGAAATTTGGGAACTGGGGCAAATACTTCAACTGGAGCCAGAAGAGCAACAACAAAAGTTACAATGCCCGCAAGCCCACTCCAGACCAACTGCAGAAGCAAAAGCTGATTGCGGCTTTCCAACTTTTATACGTAGGCTCTCCCATGGTCTATTACGGAGATGAAGCAGGCATGTGGGGAAGCAATGACCCAGATTGCCGGAAGCCAATGGTTTGGAATGACCTGACTTATTACCCTGAGACGCATAATCCAGACCAAAGTATGCATGATCCAGATGCAGTAGCTTTCAACCAAGACCTATTCAACTGGTATAAGAAGTTCATTGCCTTGCGTCATCAATACAAAGCAATTAAACTAGGCTCTTTTACTACTATAGCCATAGATGATGCAAACCAAATGTATGCCTTCAGCCGAAAGTTAGGGAATGAAGAAGTGGTAGTGATTGTGAACAGAGGAAACCAAGAGATTACGTTCACACATGAGCTGTTGAGGAAGAATAAATTCAAAGATGTATTTTCTAATAAAGCTTCTAAGCAAGTGAAGGTTAGTCCAATGAACGTAGTAGTGCTAGCCAATAAGTAA
- a CDS encoding MFS transporter, which yields MAQTLQNATSKPRLDFWQIWNMNFGFLGIQFGFALQNANVSRIFETLGATDIATLWLAAPVTGLVVQPIIGYLSDKTWHPVFGRRKPYFMIGALLASLSLFIMPNSSVLWMAAGMLWILDSSINISMEPFRALVGDLLPSSQRTSGFAFQTFFIGVGAVVASALPWVLNNWFDMPNTAPAGEIPPSVKWAFYLGGVVFFLAVLWTVIKTKEYPPEDMDAFERERSETSFWAGMKETVLGIFKMPKTMLQLAIVQFFTWFALFSMWIFTTPAITSHLYHTTDKASKLYNEGADWVGILFAVYNGVSAIAALLLPTLARKTNRKMTHLICLVIGGLGLISFYFVSDPKMLIISMVGVGIAWASILSMPYAILAGSLPSNRMGYYMGVFNFFIVIPQIVAGSLLDFFNKHVFGGESIYVLVLGGCSMVLAGLLTLFVKDVDEAVE from the coding sequence ATGGCACAAACCTTACAGAACGCCACCTCCAAGCCACGGCTGGATTTCTGGCAAATCTGGAACATGAACTTCGGGTTCTTAGGAATCCAATTTGGCTTTGCCCTGCAGAACGCCAACGTAAGCCGCATTTTTGAAACCCTGGGCGCTACGGATATAGCCACTTTGTGGCTGGCTGCACCCGTGACTGGTTTGGTGGTACAGCCCATCATTGGCTACCTAAGCGACAAAACCTGGCACCCCGTGTTTGGCCGTCGCAAGCCTTACTTCATGATTGGCGCCTTACTTGCTTCGCTGTCTCTGTTCATAATGCCAAACTCTTCCGTGCTCTGGATGGCGGCAGGAATGCTCTGGATTTTGGATTCTTCCATTAACATCTCCATGGAGCCGTTCCGGGCCTTGGTGGGCGATTTGCTTCCTTCCAGCCAGCGGACGTCGGGCTTTGCGTTTCAGACGTTCTTCATTGGCGTGGGAGCCGTGGTGGCTTCCGCCCTGCCCTGGGTGCTGAATAATTGGTTTGACATGCCTAATACCGCCCCGGCAGGTGAAATCCCGCCATCGGTGAAATGGGCGTTCTACCTGGGTGGCGTGGTGTTCTTTTTAGCGGTGCTTTGGACGGTCATTAAAACCAAGGAATATCCCCCCGAGGACATGGACGCTTTTGAGCGCGAGAGAAGCGAGACTTCTTTCTGGGCGGGCATGAAAGAAACTGTGCTGGGCATCTTCAAAATGCCGAAGACCATGCTGCAGTTGGCTATTGTGCAGTTCTTTACCTGGTTTGCACTTTTCTCCATGTGGATTTTCACCACTCCCGCCATCACCAGCCACCTGTATCACACCACAGATAAAGCATCCAAACTCTACAATGAAGGCGCAGACTGGGTGGGCATTCTGTTTGCGGTCTATAACGGGGTTTCAGCTATTGCAGCTCTTTTACTGCCAACCTTGGCTAGAAAGACCAACCGCAAAATGACGCACCTCATTTGCCTGGTGATTGGCGGGTTGGGACTTATCTCCTTCTACTTCGTGAGCGACCCCAAAATGCTGATCATTTCTATGGTGGGTGTAGGGATTGCCTGGGCGAGTATCTTGTCTATGCCATACGCTATTCTTGCGGGATCACTGCCTAGTAATCGCATGGGCTATTACATGGGCGTGTTTAACTTCTTCATTGTGATTCCGCAGATTGTAGCCGGGTCTTTGTTGGACTTCTTCAACAAGCATGTATTTGGAGGCGAGTCTATCTATGTTTTGGTCTTAGGCGGATGCTCTATGGTGCTGGCTGGCTTGCTAACGCTGTTTGTGAAAGACGTAGACGAAGCCGTAGAATAG
- a CDS encoding alpha-amylase family glycosyl hydrolase, translating to MMTRLFGNKKTVNKTYGTLQENGVGKFNDITDKALQEIKKLGATHVWYTGVLEHALMTDYTKFGIPLDDADVIKGRAGSPYAIKDYYDVNPDLAVDVRKRMSEFEALVKRTHGNSLKVIIDFVPNHVARKYQSDAKPAGVEDFGAKDDVTVGFKPSNNFYYLPGQPLQVPSGYNALSASFKGPQEDGKFAENPAKASGNDVFSATPSVDDWFETVKLNYGVDYQNNRTKHFSPTPDTWIKMRDILLYWAGKKVDGFRCDMAEMVPVEFWAWVIPQVKAKYPDIKFIAEIYNPNEYHNYIKTGGFDYLYDKVGLYDGVRRLMENKGKGNTADITKVWQEESRGISSHMLRFLENHDEQRISSPDFAGTPWAGVPAMTVSATLGSGPVLIYFGQEVGEPGKGHEGFQGEDGRTTIFDYWGVPTHQAWMNGGKFDGGKLTEDQQRLREFYAKLLNVSTSREALRKGKMYGLTVQEGIAPAGTYAYIRHTANERILVVVNFNRTAADFSLALPAQALSAVGLDNKGTLILQDLLTSMPPLFLEPSVKTKITLAPMSAHIFLLQKK from the coding sequence ATGATGACGCGTCTGTTTGGCAACAAGAAAACGGTGAACAAAACCTATGGCACCCTACAAGAAAATGGCGTGGGCAAGTTCAACGACATCACAGACAAGGCGCTTCAGGAAATTAAGAAACTGGGCGCCACACACGTCTGGTACACCGGTGTTTTGGAGCACGCACTCATGACAGACTATACCAAATTCGGTATACCCTTGGATGACGCTGATGTGATTAAAGGCCGTGCCGGTTCGCCTTATGCGATTAAGGATTACTATGACGTGAACCCAGACCTGGCGGTGGACGTGCGCAAACGCATGTCGGAGTTTGAAGCGCTGGTAAAACGCACGCACGGCAATAGCTTGAAGGTGATTATTGACTTCGTGCCCAACCACGTGGCTCGTAAATATCAGTCCGACGCCAAGCCGGCAGGTGTAGAGGATTTCGGGGCGAAGGATGATGTGACGGTTGGTTTTAAACCCAGCAACAACTTTTACTATTTGCCGGGCCAACCTTTACAAGTTCCATCTGGGTACAATGCCTTGAGCGCTTCGTTCAAAGGACCGCAGGAGGACGGCAAGTTCGCAGAGAATCCGGCAAAGGCATCTGGCAATGATGTGTTCAGCGCCACGCCTAGCGTAGATGACTGGTTTGAGACCGTGAAACTCAACTACGGCGTAGATTATCAGAACAACCGCACCAAGCACTTCTCTCCTACCCCAGACACCTGGATTAAGATGCGCGACATTCTGTTGTATTGGGCCGGCAAGAAGGTGGACGGTTTTAGATGCGACATGGCCGAGATGGTGCCTGTGGAGTTTTGGGCCTGGGTGATACCGCAGGTGAAAGCCAAGTACCCAGACATCAAGTTCATCGCTGAGATATACAACCCCAATGAGTACCACAACTACATTAAGACCGGCGGCTTCGACTATCTCTATGACAAAGTGGGCTTATATGACGGCGTGCGCCGTTTGATGGAGAACAAAGGAAAAGGCAATACCGCTGACATTACCAAAGTGTGGCAAGAGGAAAGCCGAGGCATCTCCAGCCACATGCTGCGCTTCTTAGAAAACCATGATGAGCAACGCATTTCCTCTCCAGACTTCGCCGGTACGCCTTGGGCGGGCGTACCAGCCATGACGGTGAGTGCTACCTTGGGCAGCGGTCCGGTGTTGATTTACTTTGGACAGGAAGTGGGTGAGCCGGGCAAAGGGCACGAGGGTTTTCAGGGCGAAGACGGCCGCACCACCATCTTTGACTATTGGGGCGTACCTACGCACCAGGCCTGGATGAATGGCGGTAAATTTGACGGAGGCAAACTCACTGAAGATCAGCAGCGCCTACGCGAATTCTACGCTAAACTTTTGAATGTAAGCACCAGCCGCGAGGCCCTTCGGAAAGGCAAGATGTACGGCTTGACGGTGCAGGAAGGAATTGCGCCGGCGGGAACCTATGCCTACATTCGGCACACTGCCAATGAACGTATCTTGGTGGTGGTCAATTTCAACCGCACCGCCGCAGATTTCAGTTTGGCATTGCCAGCTCAAGCATTGTCTGCGGTAGGATTAGATAACAAAGGCACGCTTATCCTGCAAGATTTGCTTACCAGCATGCCGCCGTTGTTTTTGGAGCCTTCGGTAAAAACTAAAATTACGCTGGCACCTATGAGTGCGCATATATTTCTGTTGCAGAAAAAATAG
- a CDS encoding alpha-amylase family glycosyl hydrolase — MKKRNLRKAITLALSAMALWTGSVQTANAQDKKESKWPRGVTYEIFVQSFADSNGDGIGDIKGMTSKLDYLKNLGVEGVWLMPINPSPSYHKYDVTDYYGIHPDYGTMADFKEFVKEAHKRGINVVMDMVINHSSNKHPWFIDAAKNENSPYRDYYVWTHKSDPQTQKEGRPTGADSDNTQHWHKVEGSDYLYYGYFYNGMPDLNFDSPKLRNEIFKIGRFWLQDVGVDGFRLDAARHIFPDERPYDNHRWWEYFRSEMVKAKPDVYLVGEVWAPADIVAPYMKGLPALFNFEMSWAIPKAVNQGRGDSLAIKHANITNFYKSVNPNFIDATILSNHDQNRIMSDLNGDKNKAKIAASILLTLPGSPYLYYGEELGMTGKKPDPNIREPFLWDVASKDKSRTKWMKPEYVTEKTVVPAAAQIKDKNSLYNHYQKLIALRKNSHALTFGDLVPVKVSNLAVSAFTRTSGEESMLVIHNLSGNDITISLPTEVQSFNKIHFATDKSKLNKSTLTLPAFSTVLLKK, encoded by the coding sequence ATGAAAAAACGAAACCTAAGAAAAGCGATCACTCTTGCGCTCAGTGCCATGGCCCTTTGGACTGGTTCTGTGCAGACGGCCAACGCCCAGGATAAGAAAGAAAGCAAGTGGCCCAGAGGAGTGACCTATGAAATCTTTGTCCAGTCCTTTGCAGATTCCAACGGAGACGGCATCGGGGATATTAAAGGCATGACTTCCAAATTGGATTACTTGAAAAATCTGGGAGTGGAAGGCGTATGGCTCATGCCTATCAACCCTTCGCCGTCTTACCATAAATATGATGTCACAGACTACTATGGCATCCACCCAGACTATGGTACCATGGCCGACTTCAAGGAGTTTGTGAAGGAAGCTCATAAAAGAGGAATCAACGTGGTTATGGACATGGTCATCAACCATTCTTCCAACAAGCACCCGTGGTTTATAGACGCCGCTAAAAATGAAAACAGCCCGTACCGCGACTATTACGTCTGGACGCACAAATCTGACCCCCAGACCCAGAAAGAGGGCAGACCCACCGGCGCCGATTCTGACAATACCCAACACTGGCACAAAGTAGAAGGCAGTGACTACCTGTACTACGGCTATTTCTACAATGGCATGCCTGACCTGAACTTTGACAGCCCTAAACTGCGCAATGAGATTTTCAAGATTGGCCGTTTCTGGTTGCAAGACGTGGGCGTAGATGGATTCAGACTGGATGCAGCCCGTCACATTTTCCCTGATGAGCGGCCCTATGACAACCACCGCTGGTGGGAGTATTTTAGAAGCGAAATGGTGAAGGCCAAACCAGATGTGTACTTGGTAGGTGAAGTCTGGGCGCCCGCAGACATTGTGGCTCCTTACATGAAGGGTTTGCCGGCCTTGTTCAACTTTGAGATGAGTTGGGCCATACCTAAAGCCGTGAACCAAGGCAGAGGTGATTCCCTGGCCATTAAACACGCCAACATCACCAACTTCTATAAATCTGTGAACCCCAACTTCATTGATGCTACCATCCTGAGCAACCATGACCAGAACCGAATCATGAGTGACCTGAACGGAGACAAGAACAAAGCGAAGATTGCGGCTTCTATCTTACTAACGCTGCCTGGCTCACCGTACCTGTATTATGGCGAGGAACTAGGCATGACTGGCAAAAAACCAGACCCTAACATTAGAGAGCCCTTCTTATGGGACGTAGCCAGCAAAGACAAAAGCCGCACCAAATGGATGAAGCCCGAGTATGTGACGGAGAAAACCGTAGTACCAGCCGCGGCTCAAATCAAAGACAAGAACTCCTTGTATAACCATTACCAAAAGCTTATTGCCTTAAGAAAAAACAGCCACGCCCTAACCTTTGGCGACCTTGTTCCGGTAAAGGTCAGCAATTTGGCAGTGAGCGCTTTTACCAGAACCTCTGGCGAGGAGTCAATGCTGGTAATACATAATCTTTCTGGAAATGATATCACCATCAGCCTTCCTACAGAGGTACAATCGTTCAATAAAATTCATTTCGCCACGGACAAGTCCAAGCTAAATAAATCAACCTTAACCCTTCCGGCATTTAGCACGGTGCTTTTGAAAAAGTAG